From Zingiber officinale cultivar Zhangliang chromosome 5B, Zo_v1.1, whole genome shotgun sequence, the proteins below share one genomic window:
- the LOC121986784 gene encoding peroxidase 57-like codes for MAIAAAAALALLCLLAVVPTGHGALQVGFYKGKCNGTDVEATVKRIIASRFSRDRTIVPILLRLHFHDCFVRGCDASILLDGKGGKKAEKDADPNKSVNGYDVIDQVKSALESKCPGVVSCADIIAIATRDAVVLGGGKQYTYSVQTGRRDGNVSVASEADSNLPGHTLSASQAIAKFKTKGLNASDTVLLLGAHTVGITHCSFVRPRLYNYNNSGKADPAMDPALVSRLKSTCPSSRPTANNFIVLDQRTPLTVDNSYYKQILARRGILKVDQNIATDKLTNATVKALATGSSFPTLFGRAMVRMGAIQVLTGKQGQIRKSCRIVNK; via the exons ATGGCCatagccgccgccgccgcccttgCTCTGCTTTGCCTCTTGGCTGTCGTCCCCACCGGCCACGGTGCTCTGCAGGTGGGATTCTATAAAGGGAAATGCAACGGCACCGACGTGGAAGCGACCGTCAAGAGGATCATCGCCTCCCGCTTTTCTCGTGATAGAACCATCGTTCCCATCCTCCTCCGCCTCCACTTCCACGACTGCTTCGTCAGG GGATGCGACGCTTCCATACTTTTGGATGGGAAAGGTGGGAAGAAAGCCGAGAAGGATGCAGACCCAAACAAAAGCGTCAATGGCTACGACGTAATCGACCAGGTGAAGTCTGCTCTGGAGAGCAAGTGCCCCGGCGTCGTCTCCTGCGCCGATATCATCGCCATTGCCACCAGAGATGCTGTCGTCCtg GGCGGTGGGAAACAGTATACTTATTCAGTTCAAACGGGGAGGAGGGATGGCAACGTCTCAGTCGCATCGGAAGCCGACAGTAATCTCCCTGGACATACATTATCTGCTTCTCAGGCTATTGCCAAGTTCAAAACGAAAGGGCTCAATGCATCAGACACAGTGCTACTACTTG GGGCTCACACTGTTGGGATCACTCACTGCTCCTTCGTCCGACCACGCCTCTACAACTACAACAACTCCGGCAAGGCCGATCCCGCCATGGACCCCGCCCTCGTCTCCAGGCTCAAGTCCACGTGCCCCTCATCGAGACCTACCGCCAACAACTTCATCGTCCTCGATCAGAGAACACCGTTGACGGTGGACAACAGCTACTACAAGCAGATCCTAGCGAGGAGAGGCATCCTCAAGGTGGACCAGAACATTGCGACCGATAAGTTGACCAACGCCACCGTCAAGGCGCTGGCCACCGGCTCCAGCTTCCCGACTCTGTTCGGCCGCGCCATGGTGAGGATGGGCGCCATCCAGGTGCTCACCGGGAAACAGGGACAGATTCGCAAGTCCTGCAGAATCGTCAACAAATGA